In the genome of Microbacterium endophyticum, one region contains:
- a CDS encoding DoxX family protein, protein MSTTAAPRVTTTAATSNAAALKAIPAEKDVVTSIIARRVLAVSRYAIGFIFLWAFLDKTFGLGFSTPVERAWVNGGTPAQGFLNSEAVTGPLQPFFQGIASPLVDVLFMAGMLGVGLAVMLGVGLRISAVAGTAIMIMMYLAEWPFAMLTGSTNPLVDYHIIYALMLIVVAAASAGDTWGFGAQWKKLPIVQKNHWLV, encoded by the coding sequence ATGTCCACCACCGCGGCTCCCCGCGTCACCACGACCGCTGCTACCAGCAACGCCGCGGCCCTCAAGGCCATCCCCGCAGAAAAAGACGTCGTCACGTCAATTATCGCTCGTCGGGTTTTGGCAGTATCTCGGTACGCCATCGGCTTCATCTTTCTGTGGGCGTTTCTCGACAAGACGTTTGGCCTTGGCTTTTCTACTCCGGTAGAGCGAGCTTGGGTGAACGGCGGCACCCCCGCTCAGGGCTTCCTCAACAGCGAAGCGGTGACGGGGCCGTTGCAGCCGTTCTTCCAGGGCATCGCGAGCCCGCTCGTCGATGTGCTGTTCATGGCGGGAATGCTGGGTGTCGGCCTGGCGGTCATGCTCGGCGTTGGTCTTCGGATCTCTGCTGTTGCCGGCACCGCGATCATGATCATGATGTACCTCGCAGAATGGCCGTTCGCCATGTTGACGGGGTCCACCAACCCGTTGGTTGACTACCACATCATCTACGCGCTGATGCTGATTGTCGTCGCCGCAGCTTCTGCTGGTGACACATGGGGGTTCGGCGCTCAGTGGAAGAAACTGCCGATCGTGCAGAAGAACCACTGGCTGGTCTGA
- a CDS encoding glycoside hydrolase family 2 TIM barrel-domain containing protein produces MLPQISTGTLSSRARLTSNAPEQQLDGKWHFRLSRSLRGAPDDQWQTAECENWDEIDVPAHWNLQGFESPAYSNHQMPFPLDPPYPPDANQIGDYRVDFDTDAALQGHRVVLRFDGIESAAEIWLNGELLGTTRGSRLTQEFDVTASLRESGNQLAVRVMQFSDASYIEDQDMWWLPGIFRSVTLLGRPDGGIEDIFIVADYDPATGAGTLDVKVAVQNDVDARLTIPALTVDAVAKGPIEVGLVEPWSAETPTLYDAEISTASETVQLRVGFRRVHIEEAQLLVNGRPVMLRGVNRHEHHPDKGRVFDPERVRAELSLMKRHNINAVRTSHYPPHPEVLDLFDELGFYIIDECDLESHGFEHSEWRRNPSNDDAWREAYLDRIRRTVNRDKNHPSVIMWSLGNEAGTGANLEAMSSWVKAFDSSRLVHYEGDWSSTYVDVYSRMYASHAEVGEIGREVEQPAPITATAAEMHRRTLPFIQCEFGHAMGNGPGAVAEYWDLFEQYPRLAGGFIWEWIEHGLATTGADGTRRIAYGGDFGETVHDSNFVIDGLVSADLEPRPGLIDYAAIIAPVRIVVAADRSHIDVANRYDMVSLDHLELVWRRVVDGVEIAAGTVDAAGISPRSRTRIPLPESTRSVVETALADVLSLEARLRVATSWAPAGHVVSRGEDVRETVITAPEPTAGLTASASHVGAASFGVVDGALVTLGALPIAGPAVGIWRAPTDNDRYPGWDEAEKPPFADRWHDAGIDRTVSRFISAEIESASLTVRTRTGTPIRETGIEGAFTWTALSSTDVRLDVTLEPRGKWTSDWARLGLDFVIASPPRGMDYFGLGPGQAYPDSASGVSHGWWNVERAHLTVDHVRPQESGSRREVREATVQTDAGSLTVRTLSQPFALTVSPHSRKTLAETTHNADLVADGNTYVSIDLAQSGVGTATCGPGILQRYRVAPQPGRISLVLSTAPATV; encoded by the coding sequence ATGCTCCCTCAGATCTCCACTGGAACGCTCTCTTCCCGTGCCCGCCTCACGAGCAACGCGCCGGAGCAGCAGCTCGACGGAAAATGGCACTTTCGACTCTCGCGCTCGCTGCGCGGCGCTCCCGACGATCAGTGGCAGACAGCTGAATGCGAGAACTGGGACGAAATCGACGTTCCCGCGCACTGGAATCTGCAGGGGTTTGAATCGCCCGCATATTCCAACCACCAGATGCCTTTCCCGCTCGACCCGCCGTACCCGCCGGATGCCAACCAGATCGGTGACTACCGGGTTGATTTCGACACGGATGCTGCGCTCCAGGGCCATCGAGTGGTTCTCCGTTTCGACGGCATTGAGTCGGCGGCGGAGATTTGGCTCAACGGCGAGCTTCTCGGCACCACTCGGGGGAGCCGGCTCACGCAGGAGTTCGATGTGACCGCATCTCTTCGCGAGAGCGGAAACCAGCTGGCCGTGCGCGTGATGCAGTTCAGCGACGCGAGCTATATCGAAGACCAGGACATGTGGTGGCTCCCTGGCATCTTTCGAAGCGTCACTCTGCTGGGGCGGCCAGATGGTGGCATCGAAGACATCTTCATCGTGGCTGACTACGATCCGGCGACCGGTGCCGGAACGCTCGACGTGAAGGTAGCCGTGCAGAACGACGTCGACGCTCGGCTGACGATCCCAGCGCTCACCGTCGATGCCGTGGCGAAAGGGCCGATCGAGGTCGGCCTCGTTGAACCCTGGTCGGCGGAAACTCCGACGCTCTACGACGCTGAGATCAGTACCGCGAGCGAAACCGTGCAGCTGCGCGTCGGCTTCCGTCGCGTGCACATCGAAGAGGCGCAACTGCTCGTCAACGGTCGCCCGGTTATGCTGCGCGGAGTCAACCGTCACGAACACCATCCCGACAAGGGTCGCGTCTTTGATCCTGAGCGTGTGCGCGCCGAGCTGTCGCTCATGAAGCGCCACAACATCAACGCCGTCCGCACCTCGCACTATCCGCCGCACCCCGAGGTTCTCGATCTGTTCGATGAGCTCGGTTTTTACATCATCGACGAGTGCGACCTCGAGTCGCACGGCTTCGAGCATTCCGAATGGCGCCGAAACCCGAGCAACGATGATGCCTGGCGCGAGGCTTACCTTGACCGCATCCGTCGCACCGTCAATCGCGACAAGAACCACCCGAGCGTCATCATGTGGTCGCTCGGAAACGAGGCGGGAACCGGCGCCAACCTCGAAGCGATGTCTTCATGGGTGAAAGCGTTCGACTCTTCTCGCCTCGTGCACTACGAGGGTGACTGGTCGAGCACCTACGTCGACGTATATTCACGCATGTACGCGTCGCATGCCGAGGTCGGTGAGATCGGGCGCGAGGTTGAACAGCCAGCCCCGATTACGGCAACGGCGGCGGAAATGCATCGGCGCACTCTTCCTTTCATCCAGTGCGAGTTCGGCCACGCGATGGGCAACGGTCCTGGGGCTGTTGCTGAGTACTGGGATCTTTTCGAGCAGTATCCTCGCCTCGCGGGCGGCTTCATCTGGGAGTGGATTGAGCACGGTCTCGCCACCACAGGCGCAGATGGCACTCGACGCATCGCGTACGGGGGCGACTTCGGCGAGACGGTTCACGACAGCAACTTCGTGATCGACGGCCTCGTCAGTGCAGACCTCGAACCGCGCCCCGGACTCATCGACTACGCCGCGATCATTGCGCCGGTGCGCATCGTCGTTGCCGCTGACCGCAGCCACATCGACGTCGCAAACCGGTACGACATGGTTTCGCTCGACCACCTTGAGCTTGTGTGGCGGCGCGTCGTCGACGGCGTGGAGATCGCCGCCGGAACCGTGGATGCTGCGGGCATCTCGCCGAGGTCGCGCACGCGCATTCCGCTGCCAGAGAGCACGCGCTCCGTCGTCGAGACCGCACTCGCCGACGTGCTTTCGCTCGAGGCGCGGCTGCGCGTTGCGACGTCGTGGGCACCCGCGGGGCATGTGGTCTCACGCGGCGAAGACGTGCGTGAGACCGTCATCACGGCACCGGAGCCGACGGCTGGGCTGACCGCATCGGCGTCGCACGTGGGAGCCGCGTCGTTCGGTGTCGTCGATGGGGCCCTCGTGACTCTCGGCGCGCTACCGATCGCGGGACCCGCCGTGGGTATCTGGCGTGCTCCGACCGACAACGATCGTTATCCAGGTTGGGATGAAGCCGAGAAGCCGCCGTTCGCTGATCGGTGGCACGACGCCGGAATCGACCGCACCGTCTCGCGATTCATCTCGGCCGAGATTGAATCAGCGAGTCTCACGGTGCGGACTCGAACGGGCACACCCATCAGAGAGACAGGTATCGAGGGTGCCTTCACCTGGACGGCGCTGTCGTCCACAGATGTTCGCCTCGATGTCACACTCGAACCTCGCGGCAAGTGGACTTCAGATTGGGCGCGGTTAGGGCTCGACTTCGTGATTGCTTCGCCCCCGCGGGGCATGGATTACTTCGGTCTCGGTCCTGGTCAGGCGTACCCGGATTCCGCGTCGGGCGTCTCGCACGGTTGGTGGAATGTCGAGCGCGCTCATCTCACTGTCGATCACGTGCGGCCGCAAGAGAGTGGTTCGCGCCGTGAGGTTCGCGAAGCCACGGTGCAGACGGATGCTGGTTCGCTCACCGTGCGAACCCTGTCGCAGCCGTTCGCGCTCACGGTCTCGCCACACTCCCGAAAAACGCTCGCGGAAACAACGCACAACGCGGATCTTGTCGCCGACGGCAACACGTACGTCTCGATCGATCTCGCGCAGTCTGGCGTCGGCACGGCCACGTGTGGTCCCGGAATCCTGCAGCGTTATCGGGTGGCTCCTCAGCCCGGGCGAATCTCGCTCGTGTTGAGCACAGCGCCTGCGACGGTCTAG
- a CDS encoding VIT1/CCC1 transporter family protein: protein MTTDSALPPAGHPHEPHQEGLAKRLNWLRAGVLGANDGIVSTAAIVVGVAGATSAVAPIFIAGIAGLVGGAISMALGEYVSVSSARDSEHALIEKEKRELREMPEEELEELAGIYESKGLKPATARQVAVELTAHDAVAAHLAAELNIDESDVVSPWAAAGASALAFTIGAILPLLAILLPPAGWRVPVTFISVLLALAVTGWIAAYIGGSSRTKSVVRVLIGGAAALFATYGIGSLLGVSGI, encoded by the coding sequence ATGACGACGGACTCCGCGCTTCCCCCTGCTGGTCACCCCCACGAACCGCACCAGGAGGGACTAGCGAAGCGACTCAATTGGCTGCGCGCCGGCGTGCTCGGCGCCAATGACGGAATCGTGTCGACGGCTGCCATCGTCGTGGGTGTCGCAGGCGCGACGAGTGCCGTCGCGCCGATCTTCATCGCCGGTATCGCAGGTCTCGTGGGTGGCGCGATCTCTATGGCCCTTGGAGAATATGTCTCCGTCAGCAGCGCTCGCGACAGCGAGCACGCTCTCATCGAAAAAGAGAAGCGCGAACTGCGTGAGATGCCCGAAGAAGAGCTCGAAGAGCTTGCGGGAATCTACGAGTCGAAAGGCCTGAAGCCGGCAACGGCACGTCAAGTGGCCGTCGAGCTCACCGCGCACGATGCGGTCGCAGCGCACCTCGCCGCTGAGCTCAACATCGATGAGAGTGACGTTGTAAGCCCGTGGGCGGCCGCCGGAGCATCGGCTCTCGCCTTCACGATCGGGGCGATACTTCCGCTCCTCGCCATCCTCCTGCCGCCCGCCGGGTGGCGGGTGCCCGTCACTTTCATCTCGGTGCTGCTCGCACTTGCAGTGACCGGATGGATTGCGGCCTACATCGGAGGCAGTTCGCGTACAAAGTCGGTCGTTCGCGTACTGATCGGCGGCGCCGCTGCACTTTTCGCAACCTACGGAATCGGCTCGCTCCTCGGAGTCTCCGGAATCTAG
- a CDS encoding glycoside hydrolase family 3 protein: protein MSSTTAKRPMSNKKFLAIWIPVVAVVAIIAIGANVAIGMFRGAIESYMGTGTYEITNTAEGSELDTEYYSGDYATVDEAKAASTELVEDIADEGMTLLKNTGELPLALGNVTLLGRGAADPVYGGSGSGTADTRTAVNIRDGIENAGFTVNDTVYEELSAFAEENLSADGGRTNIVMDKPEDSNYNIGEMPVADYSQDALDSFTDYNDAAVIVIGRGGGEGGDLATNMEAWDDNAEAGQHQLELNKDEKDLVALAEANFNTVIVVINASTSMELGSLQNDDAIDGIILAGSPGVTGFNALGSILSGAVNPSGHTVDVFSSDFTADPTFQNFGDYAYTNLDDAYFVNYDEGIYVGYRYYETAAVEGFINYDEAVVYPFGYGLSYTDFEWAVTGQELGDVDGEISVDVDVTNTGDVAGQDVVQLYYTAPYTPGGIEKSSVVLGDFAKTGILEPGATETVTMTIAVEDMASYDESGAGSYVLDAGTYEIKVQTDSHNLAAGIDPIAYNVDDTIVYTEGRDSDETAATNQFADVTTEYTDGPLIAFSRADFAGTFPTAPSGDAYEASDATIAAFAPYDAAAAADENTDAEAPTWNADGDASLIDMRGLEWDDPAWDELLNQLDLDDTIALLTSGAYNTAGLPEIGKSRTNDLDGPAGFSSFINPDLWTGTAFPSEYLIGQTWSTELAEEMGVAIGNEAMTMGVNGWYAPAVNLHRSPFAGRNFEYYSEDPVLSGTLATSVVDGALTKGVYSFTKHFAMNDQETNRVNGNGLATWATEQTIRELYLKPFEMVVKDASGELTYFDADGEQVTSDIGATAIMSSFNRIGATWAGGSEALMHNVLREEWGFTGMAITDFNLYPYMYPDEAWAARGTDHMLTFENFKTVEDSQSAYAQDNIRYAIHNVLYTVANSNAVNGMAPGATLTYQAAAWEVGVIAGTVLLGILIAGAIVWIIIRVRRHRGLASVVTEEPAAS from the coding sequence GTGAGTTCAACCACGGCTAAGAGGCCGATGTCGAACAAGAAGTTTCTCGCGATCTGGATCCCGGTTGTGGCAGTCGTGGCGATTATCGCCATTGGAGCCAACGTCGCGATCGGCATGTTCCGAGGAGCTATCGAGTCCTACATGGGCACCGGTACGTACGAGATCACGAACACCGCAGAGGGTTCAGAGCTCGACACCGAGTACTACTCCGGCGATTACGCAACTGTTGACGAGGCCAAGGCTGCGTCAACAGAACTCGTCGAAGACATTGCAGACGAAGGCATGACACTACTGAAGAACACCGGTGAACTTCCGCTGGCTCTCGGTAACGTCACGCTGCTTGGCCGCGGCGCCGCAGACCCCGTCTATGGCGGATCGGGCTCGGGAACAGCTGACACCCGCACAGCCGTCAACATTCGCGACGGTATCGAGAACGCTGGCTTCACTGTCAACGACACGGTCTACGAAGAGCTCTCGGCCTTCGCCGAAGAAAACCTCTCCGCCGACGGTGGGCGCACCAACATCGTCATGGACAAGCCGGAAGATTCGAACTACAACATCGGCGAGATGCCTGTTGCCGACTACTCGCAAGACGCACTCGACAGCTTCACTGACTACAACGACGCGGCAGTTATCGTGATCGGTCGTGGCGGCGGCGAGGGCGGCGACCTGGCTACCAACATGGAGGCGTGGGACGACAACGCGGAAGCTGGACAGCACCAGCTTGAGCTGAACAAAGACGAGAAAGACCTCGTCGCGCTCGCTGAAGCAAACTTCAACACTGTCATCGTTGTGATCAACGCGTCCACGTCGATGGAGCTGGGATCGCTCCAGAACGATGACGCCATCGACGGCATCATTCTGGCCGGATCGCCCGGTGTGACCGGTTTCAACGCTCTCGGAAGCATTCTGAGCGGCGCAGTGAATCCTTCGGGCCACACGGTTGACGTATTCTCGAGCGACTTCACGGCAGACCCGACGTTCCAGAACTTCGGTGACTACGCGTACACCAACCTCGACGACGCGTACTTCGTGAACTACGACGAGGGCATCTACGTCGGCTACCGCTACTACGAGACCGCCGCAGTCGAAGGATTCATCAACTACGACGAGGCTGTTGTCTACCCGTTCGGGTACGGCCTCAGCTACACCGACTTCGAATGGGCCGTCACCGGCCAAGAACTCGGCGATGTCGATGGAGAAATATCCGTTGATGTCGACGTCACGAACACGGGTGATGTTGCGGGCCAGGACGTCGTGCAGCTCTATTACACGGCTCCCTACACACCTGGCGGCATCGAGAAGTCGTCGGTTGTTCTCGGAGACTTCGCCAAGACCGGAATTCTCGAGCCTGGCGCGACAGAGACCGTGACGATGACGATCGCCGTGGAAGACATGGCCTCGTACGACGAGTCGGGAGCCGGTTCGTATGTGCTGGATGCCGGCACATACGAGATCAAGGTGCAGACCGACTCGCACAACCTGGCCGCGGGCATCGATCCGATCGCCTACAACGTGGATGACACGATCGTTTACACCGAAGGCCGCGACAGCGACGAGACGGCAGCAACCAACCAGTTCGCAGACGTCACAACCGAATACACCGATGGCCCTCTTATTGCGTTCTCTCGCGCTGACTTCGCGGGTACTTTCCCGACGGCGCCCTCCGGAGACGCTTATGAGGCCAGCGATGCGACGATCGCGGCATTTGCTCCTTACGACGCTGCGGCTGCAGCGGACGAGAACACGGATGCCGAGGCACCTACCTGGAATGCCGATGGCGACGCGTCGCTCATCGATATGCGCGGCCTCGAGTGGGATGACCCAGCGTGGGATGAGTTGCTGAACCAGCTCGACCTCGACGACACGATCGCGCTTCTCACCTCGGGTGCGTACAACACGGCGGGGCTCCCCGAAATCGGAAAGTCACGCACGAACGACCTTGATGGGCCCGCTGGGTTCAGCTCGTTCATCAACCCGGACCTCTGGACGGGAACCGCGTTCCCCTCGGAGTACCTCATCGGCCAGACCTGGAGCACAGAGCTGGCAGAGGAGATGGGCGTCGCGATCGGAAACGAAGCCATGACGATGGGCGTCAACGGTTGGTATGCACCTGCCGTCAACCTCCACCGTTCTCCGTTCGCCGGGCGCAACTTCGAGTACTACTCAGAGGACCCGGTGCTTTCGGGAACGCTTGCAACGAGCGTTGTCGATGGCGCACTCACCAAGGGCGTCTACTCGTTCACGAAGCACTTCGCGATGAATGACCAGGAGACCAACCGTGTCAACGGCAACGGTCTCGCTACCTGGGCAACCGAGCAGACGATCCGCGAGCTGTACTTGAAGCCGTTCGAGATGGTTGTGAAGGATGCCTCGGGCGAACTCACGTACTTCGATGCTGATGGTGAGCAGGTCACGAGCGATATCGGTGCGACGGCGATCATGAGTTCGTTCAACCGCATCGGCGCGACGTGGGCCGGTGGTTCGGAAGCTCTCATGCACAACGTGTTGCGGGAAGAGTGGGGGTTCACCGGAATGGCGATCACCGACTTCAACCTGTACCCGTACATGTACCCCGATGAGGCGTGGGCAGCGCGTGGCACCGACCACATGCTGACGTTTGAGAACTTCAAGACAGTCGAAGATTCTCAGAGCGCGTACGCACAGGACAACATCCGTTACGCCATTCACAACGTGCTGTACACCGTCGCGAATTCGAACGCGGTCAACGGCATGGCACCGGGCGCAACTCTGACCTATCAGGCTGCGGCCTGGGAAGTCGGCGTGATCGCGGGCACCGTGCTGCTCGGCATCCTGATCGCCGGCGCCATTGTCTGGATCATCATCCGGGTTCGTCGTCACCGCGGTCTTGCATCCGTCGTGACTGAAGAGCCTGCCGCGAGCTGA
- a CDS encoding glycosyltransferase family 2 protein, translated as MTTGAALPLLTIVVPSFNAAAYLHRAVDSLVGIGDIDVVIVDDGSTDATGVIADNFAAVHPDTIRVVHQKNGGHGAAIETGIAHARGRYLKVLDADDWLDRAALVRVLDTLRGRDAVGGIDALFTDFVHDRVGKQNRVSRFDSVFPERQVFGWNDVERFSKRQYLMMHAIIYRTALLRESGLQLPHHTFYVDNLYVIVPLARVRKMYYLPVSLYHYFIGRVGQSVEANVMLARVDQQLLVNKLALHALPSPTQVSSGEVPLALYTALLHYVEALCAVTSATLARGGTPEHLRKRQDFWAEIKRENPWVYTRMRRSFMGTSSNLPGQAGRRVTLLAYHVARRVVGFS; from the coding sequence ATGACCACAGGCGCCGCCCTGCCGCTGCTGACGATCGTCGTTCCGTCGTTCAACGCGGCCGCATATCTCCACCGTGCTGTTGATTCCCTCGTGGGCATCGGCGATATCGATGTGGTGATCGTCGACGACGGTTCTACTGACGCGACGGGTGTGATTGCCGATAACTTCGCGGCAGTGCACCCCGATACGATTCGGGTGGTTCACCAGAAGAATGGTGGACACGGGGCCGCGATTGAAACCGGAATCGCGCACGCGCGGGGTCGTTACCTCAAGGTGCTCGACGCCGACGACTGGCTCGATCGCGCGGCTCTGGTGAGGGTACTCGATACTCTTCGCGGACGTGATGCGGTCGGTGGCATCGACGCGCTGTTCACCGACTTCGTGCACGATCGGGTGGGCAAACAGAATCGGGTTTCGCGGTTCGACTCCGTCTTTCCGGAACGACAAGTTTTCGGATGGAACGATGTGGAGCGTTTCAGTAAACGGCAGTACCTGATGATGCACGCCATCATCTATCGCACAGCTTTGCTTCGTGAAAGCGGCTTACAGCTGCCCCACCACACGTTCTACGTCGACAATCTTTACGTCATCGTGCCGCTCGCTCGTGTTCGGAAGATGTACTACCTACCCGTGAGCCTGTATCACTATTTCATCGGCCGTGTCGGTCAGTCGGTCGAGGCTAACGTGATGCTTGCGCGCGTCGATCAACAGCTCCTCGTCAACAAGCTCGCTCTGCACGCTCTGCCGTCTCCCACGCAGGTTTCGAGCGGCGAAGTCCCGCTTGCACTGTATACAGCGCTGCTGCACTACGTCGAAGCGCTCTGCGCTGTCACATCCGCGACGCTCGCGCGCGGTGGCACACCAGAGCACCTTCGCAAACGTCAGGATTTCTGGGCTGAAATCAAGCGCGAAAACCCGTGGGTCTACACGCGGATGAGGCGAAGCTTTATGGGAACCAGTAGCAACCTTCCGGGACAAGCCGGGCGACGTGTCACTCTGCTCGCGTATCACGTGGCGCGAAGGGTGGTTGGATTTAGCTAG
- a CDS encoding glycoside hydrolase family 3 C-terminal domain-containing protein, which translates to MNNTPDSSESVAALSLIEKAALLSGENIWQTRAIPRIGLPAVWMSDGPHGVRKQVGSADHLGLNDSEPATCFPTAAAVANSWDEELAEEIGAALGREASAQGVHVLLGPGLNIKRNPLGGRSFEYFSEDPELAGRLAAAYVRGIQSEGVAATPKHFAVNSQELRRMVSDSVVDERTLRELYLTAFEIVVTGANPWAIMSSYNLVNGAYAHENTHLLDEVLRQEWGFDGAVISDWGGGNDAVRAVHAGGTIEMPSPGFDSARAIANAVRAGTLSEADLDARVREVIDLVKRVTARETPATFDAEAHHALARRAAAESAVLLKNEKALLPLAAGTRVALIGDFAQTPRYQGAGSSNVNATRVTNLRAAIASTDLVLTDFAQGFRRDGKADPALVREAIAVATKADVVVLSLGLPEIAESEGIDRATLELPGDQVALLAAVAAANPRTVVVLSAGGVVEVPWAHQAQALVHGYLGGQGGAEGMLDLLTGVVNPGGRLAESYPHKLLDTPAADSFPSVHRTAEYREGLYVGYRYYESVAASVAFPFGFGLSYTTFAYENLTIDGGSASFTVTNTGERAGSDVAQLYVGRVSASSLYRPQRELKGFAKVRLEPGQSQTVTIELGQRAFRFFDENTSSWQTESGTYEIAVGSHVRNLSLNAQIDVAGTVESGAVAASAEVYHRADIAHVSDADFSALLGRPVPRAAWGDGPLGFNDPIDRIRVARSALARFGFRIIDGRRRKAEESGEPDLNILFIFNAPFRVLSKMSGGRATRQLTDGVLTLVNGHVFRGIGRVLSAYFRGRRAEKRSREQFRAAAATLTHTSHRSS; encoded by the coding sequence GTGAACAACACCCCTGACTCCTCCGAATCGGTTGCGGCCCTCAGCTTGATCGAGAAGGCCGCACTTTTGAGTGGCGAGAACATCTGGCAAACGCGAGCGATCCCGCGGATCGGTCTGCCCGCGGTATGGATGTCGGATGGGCCCCACGGTGTGCGAAAGCAGGTCGGCTCAGCCGATCATCTCGGCCTTAACGACTCAGAGCCTGCGACTTGTTTTCCGACAGCGGCCGCAGTTGCCAACAGCTGGGACGAAGAGCTTGCGGAAGAAATCGGCGCGGCTCTCGGACGTGAAGCCTCGGCTCAGGGCGTGCACGTTTTGCTGGGGCCGGGTCTCAACATCAAGCGCAATCCACTCGGTGGTCGTAGCTTTGAGTACTTCTCTGAAGACCCCGAGCTTGCGGGACGCCTCGCGGCAGCGTACGTCCGCGGCATCCAGTCGGAGGGCGTTGCTGCCACTCCCAAGCACTTCGCTGTGAACAGCCAAGAGCTTCGCCGTATGGTCAGCGATTCGGTCGTTGACGAGCGGACGCTTCGGGAGCTGTACCTGACAGCGTTCGAGATCGTTGTCACGGGCGCGAACCCCTGGGCAATCATGAGTTCTTACAACCTCGTCAATGGTGCGTACGCTCACGAAAACACTCACCTGCTTGACGAAGTACTTCGCCAAGAGTGGGGCTTTGACGGTGCCGTCATTTCGGATTGGGGTGGCGGAAACGATGCCGTTCGCGCGGTTCACGCTGGCGGCACGATCGAAATGCCGTCACCGGGGTTCGACTCGGCTCGCGCGATTGCGAATGCCGTGCGCGCGGGCACGCTCTCGGAAGCTGACCTCGACGCACGCGTGCGTGAGGTCATCGACCTCGTCAAGCGCGTGACAGCTCGCGAAACACCGGCAACGTTCGACGCTGAGGCGCATCACGCGCTCGCTCGGCGCGCCGCAGCAGAGTCTGCGGTGCTGCTGAAGAACGAAAAAGCGCTTCTGCCCCTCGCAGCAGGCACACGCGTCGCGCTTATCGGCGATTTTGCGCAGACGCCGCGTTACCAGGGCGCTGGCTCATCGAACGTCAACGCGACTCGCGTGACGAATCTCCGCGCTGCAATCGCGTCCACCGATCTCGTACTCACTGACTTTGCTCAGGGCTTCCGGCGTGACGGAAAAGCCGACCCAGCGCTCGTTCGTGAGGCGATTGCCGTCGCAACGAAAGCCGATGTTGTCGTGCTGTCGCTGGGGCTGCCCGAAATCGCTGAGTCAGAAGGTATTGATCGCGCCACTCTCGAGTTGCCTGGTGATCAGGTGGCGCTCCTTGCCGCAGTCGCCGCCGCAAACCCTCGCACCGTTGTCGTGCTCAGCGCTGGCGGTGTCGTTGAGGTGCCATGGGCGCACCAAGCTCAAGCGCTCGTGCACGGGTATCTCGGCGGACAGGGTGGTGCTGAAGGCATGCTCGATCTTCTGACGGGGGTAGTAAACCCTGGTGGAAGACTCGCAGAATCGTATCCACACAAGCTTCTGGATACCCCGGCCGCCGACTCATTCCCAAGCGTTCATCGCACCGCGGAATACCGCGAGGGACTTTACGTGGGATACCGGTATTACGAGTCGGTCGCGGCATCCGTCGCTTTCCCCTTCGGGTTCGGCCTCAGCTACACAACGTTTGCCTACGAGAACCTCACCATCGATGGCGGTTCTGCGTCGTTCACAGTGACCAACACGGGTGAGCGCGCGGGCAGCGATGTTGCTCAGCTTTATGTTGGCCGCGTGAGTGCGAGCTCGCTCTATCGTCCGCAGCGTGAACTCAAGGGCTTTGCCAAAGTACGACTCGAGCCTGGCCAGTCGCAGACAGTGACCATTGAACTCGGACAACGCGCCTTCCGTTTCTTCGATGAGAACACCTCGTCGTGGCAGACCGAGTCGGGAACTTACGAGATCGCCGTCGGTTCGCACGTGCGAAATCTGTCGCTAAACGCGCAGATCGACGTCGCTGGCACGGTCGAATCCGGAGCGGTGGCAGCGTCGGCCGAGGTCTATCACCGGGCTGACATCGCGCACGTTTCGGATGCTGACTTCTCGGCCTTGCTTGGTCGTCCGGTGCCCCGTGCGGCGTGGGGTGACGGGCCACTTGGCTTCAACGATCCGATCGACCGGATTCGCGTGGCGCGGAGTGCTCTGGCACGCTTCGGATTCCGGATCATCGATGGTCGTCGTCGCAAAGCCGAAGAGTCCGGCGAGCCGGATCTCAATATTCTCTTCATCTTCAATGCGCCTTTCCGCGTGCTGTCGAAGATGAGCGGCGGTCGCGCAACGAGGCAGCTGACCGACGGTGTTTTGACACTCGTCAACGGCCATGTATTCCGCGGCATTGGTCGCGTGCTGTCTGCCTATTTCAGGGGTCGCCGCGCCGAAAAGCGTTCGCGTGAGCAGTTCCGCGCGGCTGCGGCGACTCTCACCCACACTTCACACAGGAGCTCGTGA